One Microcaecilia unicolor chromosome 8, aMicUni1.1, whole genome shotgun sequence DNA window includes the following coding sequences:
- the PALB2 gene encoding partner and localizer of BRCA2 isoform X2: MDETPGRSLTCEERQKLKEKLAFLKQEYNKTFNRLQHSQRTERVKSHVKKKIAEQNCWLNEEHSGMGISDLREALVSDVGSLDITHVSKMNLNTEKRMTVSFNLQPEFFNIGSKQHESSLPEDKYVDQKTPTTSTGGGCAQKKNQEKSQRSREKLKRNILELKERKSPCGCSSSAAFLPSDPLCRTKGLEGRKLDREEQSSPVFKRDGNSLSLKTRRSKSFNSLLTASHFMPEDSDSKECLSKAVKEYSPIRVTGLPSCLSYKGDSTSLSQSKSPTDNSRLPELAPSLLVGVAPVTPINAEKTADVIVCKTNETNGSSPDLAVSNRSLRAQSVVVPCATEDKSSTGERSCSNGELLHNSSWQNYDETQVKSAALASVSSTAVESPLSSCTVVEGLLFPVEYYVRTTRRMSNCQRKVDLEAVIYSHLGTSRKGSRRKLKQMAKSNKGSPEAAEREAEVQQDNNNLGLPCSLNQVDSSSRADDSILTASRNSITDMCSASSTLTCHRMKATRKGRGKRKSLCKLKTHLPQTFTSINLNTSPSCLSNESENGKENYEAESNMTLINQERPLAFVTDGAKQVGRAEDFMPCGNQAMGETLQQEENTCNLFSQDNFLNLLKETITNDMEELREHKAPEPTVNSERVQTQQFTAQQLITKEFFSQDISNSCLHSRRERLLQDKTDGLAQKTCTSSDNSGPNAGIHSGSNFPFHLHNEMLSSKSLIHSLDITDFHLPDDEFGFLKLEKLNSPLLSDVEPHVAAPFKDEHQTAGHDVTAPVPARKKLLNAKSKKHEDGVLAAPCNSLSQASHIESHGPLDHSLAKKEFSPSALLSTPACTISLYDAGSQPPVDTHTAAFPILGLTPAGPLQDPNNVSQVAFCRQELQTSPSSCIKLNTGTSQSRDPGSTLLAVTSDIKSCVSDVMNTENATCVPQARRTCETKVCSQASESQAGQDLVGQNEPQCDGSKEFYSRNTKEIKGRVESVSSLCDTLEEGKKGSLQLISMLQTTSDSCAVDVNSVWWKSTDSSVRELHIVTACESSISVWKPEEPARWKLIHTWSSSKMPVIQVVPFPDTYCCVCIALGSLAIEELWLLFSCPGEDALQDQLVKSGYIYSVLGLPERRIVSSSRVAEQQFLEIISLSEGGRITERRTLMPPEESILAFSEVKGEKSALIGTTVASNIVIWASYLLS; the protein is encoded by the exons ATGGACGAGACACCTGGTAGATCACTAACCTGTGAGGAAAgacaaaag TTGAAAGAGAAGCTGGCATTCTTAAAACAAGaatataataaaacatttaaCCGGCTACAA CATTCACAAAGGACTGAACGAGTAAAATCACATGTGAAGAAGAAAATTGCAGAGCAAAATTGTTGGCTTAATGAGGAGCACTCTGGCATGGGCATTTCAG ATCTGAGAGAGGCTCTAGTCTCCGATGTTGGCAGTCTGGACATCACACATGTATCAAAAATGAacctcaatacagaaaaaagaaTGACTGTGTCCTTTAACTTACAACCTGAATTCTTCAACATTGGTAGCAAGCAGCATGAAAGCTCTTTGCCAGAAGATAAATATGTTGATCAGAAAACACCTACAACTTCCACAGGAGGTGGGTGTGCACAAAAAAAGAACCAagaaaaaagtcaaagaagccgagaaaaattgaaaaggaacatATTGGAACTGAAGGAGAGAAAATCCCCTTGCGGATGTTCTTCTTCTGCCGCTTTTCTGCCAAGTGATCCGCTCTGTAGGACAAAGGGGTTGGAAGGCAGAAAGCTGGATAGGGAAGAGCAAAGTTCACCAGTATTTAAGAGAGATGGCAATAGTCTAAGCCTAAAGACTAGAAGGTCAAAGTCCTTCAACTCATTGCTCACGGCCAGCCATTTCATGCCTGAAGATTCAGATTCTAAGGAATGTTTAAGCAAAGCTGTCAAAGAATATAGCCCTATAAGAGTAACTGGACTTCCTTCCTGCCTATCGTATAAAGGTGATAGCACGTCTTTGTCTCAGTCCAAGTCACCTACGGACAATTCTAGGCTCCCAGAATTGGCACCATCGCTTCTTGTAGGCGTTGCTCCGGTCACTCCCATaaatgctgagaaaacagcagatGTGATCGTCTGCAAAACTAATGAAACAAATGGTTCCTCCCCTGATTTAGCTGTGTCCAATAGATCTCTGAGAGCCCAATCTGTCGTCGTTCCTTGTGCTACAGAAGACAAATCTAGTACTGGTGAGCGTTCTTGTTCTAATGGTGAACTGTTGCATAACAGTTCATGGCAGAACTATGATGAGACTCAagtaaagtctgctgcactggcaAGTGTGTCCTCTACTGCAGTAGAAAGCCCTCTGAGCTCTTGCACAGTGGTGGAAGGTCTTCTGTTCCCAGTGGAATACTATGTGAGAACAACTCGACGCATGTCCAACTGTCAGAGGAAAGTAGACCTGGAAGCTGTAATATACAGTCATTTGGGCACAAGCAGGAAAGGATCCAGAAGAAAACTCAAACAGATGGCCAAGTCAAATAAAGGAAGCCCAGAAGCGGCAGAAAGAGAGGCAGAGGTGCAGCAGGATAACAACAACTTGGGTCTTCCTTGTAGCTTAAATCAAGTTGATTCAAGTAGTAGAGCAGATGATTCCATCCTTACTGCCAGTAGGAACAGCATTACTGATATGTGCTCAGCATCCAGCACATTGACCTGTCACAGGATGAAAGCAACcaggaaaggaagaggaaaaagaaaatcatTGTGCAAATTGAAGACACATTTGCCACAAACATTCACCTCTATAAACTTAAATACAAGCCCAAGCTGCTTGAGTAATGAGTctgaaaatggaaaagaaaactaTGAAGCAGAATCTAACATGACACTGATAAACCAAGAGAGGCCGTTGGCTTTTGTGACTGATGGAGCAAAGCAAGTAGGAAGAGCTGAAGATTTCATGCCTTGTGGAAATCAAGCAATGGGTGAAACTTTGCAGCAGGAGGAGAACACATGTAATCTATTTAGTCAAGATAATTTCTTAAATCTGCTGAAAGAAACCATAACCAATGATATGGAAGAGTTAAGAGAGCACAAGGCTCCTGAGCCAACAGTCAACTCTGAAAGGGTTCAGACTCAACAATTTACAGCACAGCAATTAATAACTAAAGAATTTTTCTCTCAGGATATCTCTAATTCCTGTCTACACAGCAGGAGAGAAAGGCTCCTTCAAG aTAAGACAGATGGCCTTGCACAAAAAACCTGTACCTCTTCCGATAACAGTGGACCCAATGCTGGTATTCACAGTGGCTCAaattttcctttccatttacaCAATGAAATGCTTAGTTCAAAAAGCCTGATACACAGCTTGGACATCACAGATTTCCATTTGCCAGATGATGAATTTGGTTTCCTGAAACTTGAGAAACTGAATTCCCCACTGCTGTCGGATGTAGAGCCCCATGTTGCTGCACCGTTCAAAGACGAGCATCAGACTGCTGGACATGACGTCACTGCTCCTGTTCCTGCTAGAAAAAAGCTACTTAATGCTAAAAGTAAAAAGCATGAAGATGGTGTTCTAGCTGCTCCTTGCAATTCATTGTCTCAGGCATCTCACATAGAAAGCCATGGTCCTCTGGATCATTCTCTAGCTAAGAAGGAGTTTTCCCCCAGTGCCCTTCTGTCAACCCCCGCCTGCACCATCTCATTGTATGATGCTGGCAGTCAGCCTCCTGTAGACACACATACAGCTGCTTTTCCCATCCTGGGCTTAACTCCAGCAGGTCCTCTGCAGGATCCCAACAACGTTTCACAGGTTGCATTCTGCAGACAAGAGCTTCAGACTTCGCCCAGTTCCTGCATAAAACTTAACACAGGCACCAGCCAAAGTAGGGATCCTGGAAGCACTTTACTGGCTGTTACATCAGACATAAAGAGCTGTGTGTCTGACGTGATGAATACAGAGAATGCTACCTGTGTGCCTCAAGCCAGGAGAACATGTGAAACTAAGGTATGTTCGCAAGCAAGTGAGTCACAAGCAGGCCAAGACTTGGTGGGCCAGAATGAGCCACAATGTGATGGTTCCAAGGAGTTCTACAGCAGAAACACCAAAGAG ATCAAAGGGAGGGTGGAATCTGTATCCAGTTTATGTGACACCCttgaggaagggaagaaagggagtCTCCAGCTGATATCCATGTTACAG ACTACATCGGACTCTTGTGCTGTGGATGTGAACAGCGTATGGTGGAAAAGCACTGACAGCAGTGTCAGAGAGCTGCATATTGTGACAGCTTGTGAGTCCTCCATCTCTGTCTGGAAACCTGAGGAACCAGCTCGCTGGAAGCTCATTCATACATGGAGCTCTTCTAAG ATGCCAGTAATCCAGGTTGTCCCTTTTCCTGACACGTACTGTTGCGTCTGCATAGCTTTGGGAAGTCTGGCAATTGAGGAGCTTTG